The following proteins come from a genomic window of Pyxidicoccus sp. MSG2:
- a CDS encoding serine/threonine-protein kinase, with the protein MRQHPLDTQLRPEDPARRPMDGEVVGGRYRILDFLGRGGAGTVWRAQDLLAGPVAVKLLHRTLEDLARLPQSPGTPSSAARHELALSLAHEFQTLASVRHPHVISVLDYGFDAERRPYLAMDLLEDAKHLVEAGAGRPLSVQVDLLLQTLDALAYLHRRGIIHRDLKPANVLVAHGQVKVVDFGLAVGREHVHRAQPAGTPGYLAPELFEDQPPSEVTDLFSVGAMACQMMFHRLPHAGRVDAPPGFPPALKALLERLVSPEPRKRPRGADEVIAALRAATGQSVPRESAATRESFLQAARYVGRAREQVRLSGVLEDARRGRGAAWLVGGESGVGKSRLLEELRALALVRGMAVLRGQAVAAGSSPYQEWRPVLRWLSILTTLEEREASVLKPLVPDLESLLGKTVEDPAELGAEMAQARLMQVVEDVFARLPQPTVVILEDLQWARSESLLLLARLATRAGGQRLLLLGSFRDDEAPELPSQLPDMQVLRLPRLDALEIAVLSQSMIGAQGARPHLVDWLRRETEGNPFFLVEVVRALAEEAGGLDKLGDMALPERVFAGGVRRLVSRRLEKVPAPHRELLKLAAIQGRHVDVALLERAAPGADVERWLNECAGAAVLDVADGRWRFAHDKLREGVLEELSTEERPGLHRRVAVALEAAHGNGSEWTAALCYHWGAAGDRVREAKYARHAGEDALRVGACREAVPFLLRALELVSEQGGDAVSLGHLEALLAEARFQLGELAEFRTLAEQALKHFGWPVPSSKVGWVLGTLGQVALRLAQSARPDVYDAETEEKRRVRLVAGRLLMRLTDAYIYAQEALPVLWSGLRMLNLCEPAGASPELARGYTNMAVVVGTVPIHPVAEAWAGRARDVAERVGSPSDLAYVLVRNAVYAAYVARWAEVEEWVLRAIGIVDSTGDLRLAEECRSFLNVTYLYQGRFSQSLPLLAWLETSARRRDAAQSQHWALHYQAHIHLRLGDYVKARALLEQTLEWTEAHGGITDRIIVEGTLALLRLREGNPGGAREAAEKALAKLSAGKPVAHFVYFGAMSVAEVLLTLWEQDGGVDASLAASAKAARKAVDAFAKVFPFGKPASLLWRGREAWVAGDAPRAYESWRRCIHAAEKKGTAFEAARARLELARHLPSDDPARRMHAQRAAELFTELGTREELAWTRAESLRRV; encoded by the coding sequence ATGCGTCAACACCCTCTCGACACCCAGCTTCGGCCGGAGGATCCGGCTCGTCGTCCCATGGACGGCGAGGTGGTGGGAGGCCGCTACCGCATCCTCGACTTCCTGGGTCGGGGCGGCGCGGGCACCGTGTGGCGGGCGCAGGACCTGCTCGCCGGCCCCGTCGCGGTGAAGCTGCTGCACCGGACGCTGGAGGACCTGGCGCGGCTGCCGCAGAGCCCGGGCACCCCGTCCTCCGCCGCGCGCCATGAGCTGGCGCTGTCGCTGGCGCACGAGTTCCAGACGCTCGCGTCGGTGCGACACCCGCATGTCATCAGCGTGCTCGACTACGGCTTCGACGCCGAGCGCCGGCCGTACCTGGCCATGGACCTGCTGGAGGACGCGAAGCACCTGGTGGAGGCCGGCGCGGGCAGGCCGCTCTCCGTGCAGGTGGACCTGTTGCTCCAGACGCTGGACGCGCTCGCGTACCTGCACCGGCGCGGCATCATCCACCGCGACTTGAAGCCCGCCAACGTGCTGGTGGCCCATGGGCAGGTGAAGGTGGTGGACTTCGGGCTCGCGGTGGGGCGCGAGCACGTGCACCGCGCGCAGCCCGCGGGGACGCCGGGCTACCTCGCGCCGGAGCTGTTCGAGGACCAGCCGCCCTCGGAGGTGACGGACCTCTTCAGCGTGGGCGCCATGGCGTGCCAGATGATGTTCCATCGGCTCCCGCATGCGGGCCGGGTGGACGCGCCGCCGGGCTTTCCTCCCGCGCTCAAGGCGCTGCTGGAGCGGCTGGTGTCGCCGGAGCCGAGGAAGCGCCCGCGCGGCGCGGACGAGGTGATTGCCGCGCTCCGCGCCGCCACCGGCCAGTCCGTGCCGCGGGAGTCCGCCGCCACGCGCGAGAGCTTCCTCCAGGCCGCGCGCTACGTGGGCCGGGCCCGCGAGCAGGTGCGGCTGTCCGGTGTGCTGGAGGATGCGCGCAGGGGCCGCGGCGCCGCGTGGCTCGTGGGCGGCGAGAGCGGCGTGGGCAAGTCGCGGCTCCTGGAGGAGCTGCGTGCGCTCGCGCTGGTGCGGGGCATGGCGGTGCTGCGCGGGCAGGCGGTGGCCGCCGGCAGCAGTCCGTACCAGGAGTGGCGCCCGGTGCTGCGCTGGCTGTCCATCCTCACCACGCTGGAGGAGCGCGAGGCCAGCGTCCTCAAGCCGCTGGTGCCGGACTTGGAGTCGCTGCTCGGCAAGACGGTGGAAGACCCCGCGGAGCTGGGCGCGGAGATGGCGCAGGCGCGGCTGATGCAGGTGGTGGAGGACGTCTTCGCCCGGCTGCCCCAGCCCACCGTCGTCATCCTGGAGGACTTGCAGTGGGCCCGCAGCGAGTCGCTGCTCCTGCTGGCCCGGCTCGCCACGCGCGCGGGCGGGCAGCGGCTGCTGCTGTTGGGCAGCTTCCGTGACGACGAGGCGCCGGAGCTGCCGTCGCAATTGCCGGACATGCAGGTGCTGCGGTTGCCTCGGCTGGACGCGCTGGAAATCGCGGTGCTCAGTCAGTCGATGATTGGCGCGCAGGGGGCGCGGCCGCACCTGGTGGACTGGCTGCGACGGGAGACGGAGGGCAACCCCTTCTTCCTCGTGGAGGTGGTGCGCGCGCTGGCGGAGGAGGCGGGCGGGCTCGACAAGCTGGGTGACATGGCGCTGCCCGAGCGCGTCTTCGCGGGCGGCGTGCGCCGGCTGGTGAGCCGGCGGCTGGAGAAGGTGCCCGCGCCGCACCGCGAGCTGCTGAAGCTGGCCGCCATCCAGGGCCGTCACGTGGACGTCGCGCTGCTCGAGCGCGCGGCGCCCGGCGCGGACGTGGAGCGCTGGTTGAACGAGTGCGCGGGCGCGGCGGTGCTGGACGTGGCGGACGGCCGGTGGCGCTTCGCGCACGACAAGCTGCGTGAGGGCGTGCTGGAGGAGCTGTCCACAGAGGAACGGCCCGGGCTGCACCGGCGCGTGGCGGTGGCGCTGGAGGCGGCGCACGGGAACGGCTCGGAGTGGACGGCGGCGCTCTGCTACCACTGGGGCGCGGCGGGAGACCGGGTGCGCGAGGCGAAGTACGCGCGGCACGCCGGCGAGGACGCGCTGCGGGTGGGCGCGTGCCGCGAGGCGGTGCCCTTCCTGCTGCGCGCGCTGGAGCTCGTGAGTGAGCAGGGCGGAGACGCCGTCAGCCTGGGCCATCTGGAGGCGCTGCTGGCCGAGGCCCGCTTCCAGCTCGGGGAGCTGGCGGAGTTCCGCACCCTGGCGGAGCAGGCGCTGAAGCACTTCGGCTGGCCGGTGCCGTCCAGCAAGGTGGGCTGGGTGCTGGGCACGCTGGGGCAGGTGGCGCTGCGGCTGGCGCAGAGCGCACGGCCGGACGTGTACGACGCGGAGACGGAGGAAAAGCGCCGGGTGCGTCTGGTGGCGGGCCGGCTGCTGATGCGGCTCACCGACGCGTACATCTACGCGCAGGAGGCGCTGCCGGTGCTCTGGTCCGGCCTGCGCATGCTGAACCTGTGCGAGCCCGCGGGCGCGTCGCCGGAGCTGGCGCGCGGCTACACCAACATGGCGGTGGTGGTGGGCACGGTGCCCATCCACCCGGTGGCGGAGGCGTGGGCGGGGCGCGCGCGGGACGTGGCCGAGCGCGTGGGCAGCCCCTCGGACCTGGCCTACGTGCTGGTCCGCAACGCCGTGTACGCAGCGTACGTGGCGCGGTGGGCGGAGGTGGAGGAGTGGGTGCTGCGGGCCATCGGCATCGTCGACTCGACGGGAGACCTGCGGCTGGCGGAGGAGTGTCGCTCGTTCCTGAATGTGACGTACCTCTACCAGGGGAGGTTCTCCCAGAGCCTGCCGCTACTGGCGTGGTTGGAGACCTCGGCGCGGCGGCGCGACGCCGCCCAGTCCCAACATTGGGCGCTGCACTACCAGGCGCATATCCACCTGCGGCTGGGCGACTACGTGAAGGCGCGCGCCCTGCTGGAGCAGACGCTGGAGTGGACGGAGGCGCACGGCGGCATCACGGACCGCATCATCGTGGAGGGCACGCTGGCGCTGCTGCGGCTGCGCGAGGGCAACCCCGGCGGGGCGCGCGAGGCGGCGGAGAAGGCGCTGGCGAAGCTGTCGGCCGGCAAGCCGGTGGCGCACTTCGTCTACTTCGGCGCCATGTCGGTGGCGGAGGTGCTGCTCACGCTGTGGGAGCAGGACGGCGGCGTGGATGCCTCGCTGGCGGCCAGCGCGAAGGCGGCGCGCAAGGCGGTGGATGCGTTCGCGAAGGTGTTCCCCTTCGGCAAGCCGGCGTCCCTGCTGTGGCGGGGGCGCGAGGCCTGGGTGGCGGGAGACGCGCCGCGCGCGTACGAGTCGTGGCGCCGGTGCATCCACGCGGCGGAGAAGAAGGGCACGGCCTTCGAGGCGGCGAGGGCGCGGCTGGAATTGGCGCGCCACCTGCCGTCGGATGACCCCGCGCGGCGGATGCACGCGCAGCGCGCGGCGGAGCT